One genomic region from Reichenbachiella ulvae encodes:
- a CDS encoding aldose epimerase family protein → MRVDKVDIEKEFFGFIEGQPVYLYTLKAGHMALSVMNYGATITAIEVPDRNGQMHSVVAGFSTLEKYLQPHPYMGVIVGRFANRIADGRFTLDGKEYQLSINDSPNHLHGGDSGFDKKVWMAEDPMIGPDHCAIAFTTSSADGEEGYPGNLSIRVVYKVTEQNEVEISYHAITDKATPISLTNHSYFNLSGFQKSRILDHELSINSAFFTEKNENNTSTGRLIKCADTAQDFRLPKKLGKDIDQLVSDRGYDHNHVIEGHGFRSVAQLVDPYSGRMLEVHSDMPGAQIYTSNWWDATLIGSQGIPYEKHGAIAIETQQFPDAPNHTNFPNAILRPGETYESKTRFSFSCQAD, encoded by the coding sequence GTGAGAGTCGATAAAGTGGATATTGAAAAGGAGTTTTTTGGCTTCATAGAGGGTCAGCCGGTATATCTATATACACTCAAGGCAGGTCATATGGCTTTGAGTGTGATGAATTATGGAGCTACGATCACAGCCATAGAAGTGCCCGATCGCAATGGCCAGATGCACAGTGTGGTCGCTGGGTTCTCGACACTGGAGAAATACCTGCAACCACATCCATACATGGGGGTGATCGTAGGTCGCTTTGCCAATCGCATTGCCGATGGAAGATTCACTTTGGATGGAAAGGAATATCAGCTTTCGATCAATGATAGCCCCAATCATCTGCATGGAGGAGATAGTGGCTTTGATAAAAAGGTCTGGATGGCTGAAGATCCGATGATAGGTCCAGACCATTGTGCGATTGCATTTACGACTTCTTCGGCAGATGGGGAAGAAGGGTATCCTGGTAATTTGTCCATAAGGGTGGTTTATAAGGTGACAGAGCAGAATGAAGTGGAGATCAGCTATCATGCGATTACTGATAAAGCCACTCCGATTAGCTTAACTAACCATTCGTATTTCAACCTGTCCGGTTTTCAGAAGTCCCGTATTTTGGATCACGAACTGTCCATCAACAGCGCATTTTTCACCGAAAAGAATGAGAATAACACTTCAACTGGCCGCTTAATCAAATGTGCGGATACAGCCCAGGATTTTCGTCTTCCTAAAAAGTTGGGAAAGGATATAGATCAACTCGTAAGCGATAGGGGGTACGATCACAATCATGTGATTGAGGGGCATGGTTTTCGATCGGTGGCACAGCTCGTGGATCCCTATTCCGGAAGGATGCTGGAGGTGCATAGCGATATGCCTGGTGCACAGATCTATACCTCCAATTGGTGGGACGCTACATTGATCGGATCGCAGGGAATCCCCTATGAGAAGCATGGAGCCATCGCCATCGAGACACAACAGTTTCCTGATGCACCCAACCACACGAATTTTCCCAATGCTATTTTGAGACCGGGAGAAACTTATGAATCGAAGACTCGATTCAGCTTTTCGTGCCAAGCTGATTGA
- a CDS encoding beta-galactosidase, whose product MRELLLTLCFGLVAVTASMGQSNYSINIDVPEKQIKRGHLDLGGTNPGGDVIDVNSYYITINDKPFFPVVGELHFSRYPEQYWEESIQKMKAGGINVIATYVFWNIHEREEGTFDWSKNLNLRRFAELCEKNDVFLIVRMGPFCHGEMRNGGIPDWMYGRTFEIRSNDPDYLSYVDRLYGEIGKQCKGLLYKDGGPIVGVQLENEFQHSAAPWEITYPGARKELTVANINTNVTHEQISETQGQNPYADMGKDHMARLKQLAKNHGMDVPLYTATGWGNAAIVEKGSIPVTAGYAYPFWAPPSPSTFYLFKDIHKYPDYMPVSYDTDLYPSIPAEIGPGIQVKYSRRPVVDPASVLPLMVRIIGSGSNGIGYYMYHGGSTPVFDGKYYNEEVNGIPKVNYDFQAPIGQYGQVRPHHSSLKTLHMFLDEYAEMLAPMKTVLPEGYEDIKPENTQTLRYAVRSKGQQGFLFMVNFQDDVEIADINDVSVTVESGEETLRFPSTGTFDLKKSTSAIFPFNLKLGETMIKSATVQPLTTLRMEKGNCYVFSSFEGIVPELLLAGNVSLSDLQNANTSQIKSHTLVKGKNEKVFSFSVGKDQFLIIPQAMALNATKVDERLIISDGLILSDGDQLTMVTRSSNAAIYIYPSTTNSPKVVNASISKAKAVFKGASSYELSFEEVKAPVSVKQVTDRKYTITTDGDLGQLNDVFVEIDYVGDRGMAFIDGLLTTDHFYHQKKWEIGMKSYLSDLAGKEMVLIFHPLYDDQETLVDFSELPKFEGGNYLDIRGIEVVNEYKAILTF is encoded by the coding sequence ATGAGAGAACTACTATTAACGCTATGTTTCGGATTAGTAGCGGTTACTGCATCCATGGGACAAAGCAATTACTCTATCAATATAGACGTGCCCGAAAAGCAAATTAAAAGAGGCCATCTGGATCTTGGAGGTACTAATCCCGGAGGGGACGTTATCGATGTAAACAGCTATTACATTACCATAAATGATAAACCCTTTTTTCCGGTAGTAGGTGAACTTCATTTTTCCAGGTATCCTGAGCAATATTGGGAGGAATCTATCCAAAAGATGAAAGCTGGCGGGATCAATGTCATTGCCACCTATGTCTTTTGGAATATTCACGAACGTGAAGAGGGAACGTTTGATTGGTCTAAGAATCTCAATCTCCGACGTTTTGCTGAGCTATGCGAGAAAAACGATGTATTTCTGATTGTACGAATGGGGCCTTTCTGTCATGGCGAAATGCGCAATGGAGGGATTCCGGACTGGATGTATGGGCGGACTTTCGAGATCCGCTCGAATGATCCGGATTATCTCAGTTATGTAGATCGCCTGTATGGCGAGATAGGCAAGCAATGCAAAGGTTTGCTCTACAAGGACGGAGGTCCGATTGTAGGGGTACAGTTGGAGAATGAATTCCAGCATTCGGCCGCACCGTGGGAAATCACCTATCCGGGAGCCAGAAAAGAATTGACAGTGGCAAACATCAATACTAATGTGACACACGAGCAAATCTCAGAAACGCAAGGACAGAACCCATATGCAGACATGGGTAAGGATCACATGGCCAGACTAAAGCAACTCGCAAAAAATCATGGAATGGATGTGCCTCTGTATACCGCCACCGGTTGGGGAAATGCCGCCATAGTCGAGAAAGGAAGTATCCCTGTTACCGCGGGCTATGCCTATCCATTTTGGGCGCCACCGAGTCCTTCTACTTTCTACCTTTTCAAGGATATTCACAAATACCCCGATTATATGCCAGTGAGTTATGATACGGATTTGTACCCATCAATCCCAGCCGAGATAGGGCCAGGCATTCAAGTGAAATACAGCCGAAGACCTGTGGTAGATCCTGCCAGTGTGCTTCCGCTGATGGTGCGCATCATTGGTAGTGGATCCAATGGGATCGGTTATTACATGTACCATGGTGGCTCTACACCCGTGTTTGATGGCAAGTATTATAATGAAGAGGTGAATGGGATACCAAAGGTTAATTATGATTTTCAGGCGCCTATTGGACAATATGGACAGGTTCGCCCTCATCATAGTAGTTTAAAGACGCTTCACATGTTTTTGGATGAATATGCCGAAATGCTAGCTCCGATGAAAACGGTACTTCCTGAAGGATATGAAGACATCAAACCGGAAAATACCCAGACCTTGCGCTATGCGGTGAGGTCGAAGGGTCAGCAGGGCTTTCTTTTTATGGTCAACTTTCAGGATGACGTGGAGATAGCCGATATCAATGACGTAAGTGTAACAGTGGAGAGTGGTGAAGAGACCCTTCGTTTTCCATCCACAGGAACCTTCGATCTGAAAAAATCTACCTCTGCCATTTTCCCTTTCAATCTAAAACTGGGGGAGACGATGATCAAGTCAGCTACAGTGCAACCGCTCACTACGCTCAGAATGGAGAAAGGAAATTGTTATGTTTTTAGTTCATTCGAGGGGATTGTGCCAGAGCTGCTTCTTGCTGGAAATGTTAGCCTTTCAGATCTTCAAAACGCGAATACCAGCCAAATAAAGAGTCACACGCTGGTGAAAGGAAAGAATGAGAAAGTGTTTTCATTTAGTGTTGGCAAGGATCAATTTCTCATCATTCCACAAGCCATGGCCTTGAATGCAACTAAGGTAGATGAGCGCCTCATCATCTCAGATGGCTTAATCCTGAGCGATGGGGATCAATTAACTATGGTCACAAGATCGTCTAATGCAGCCATTTATATTTATCCTTCGACTACTAATAGTCCTAAAGTGGTTAATGCCTCTATTAGCAAAGCTAAAGCAGTTTTTAAAGGCGCTTCTTCATATGAATTGAGTTTTGAAGAAGTAAAGGCACCTGTATCTGTCAAGCAGGTAACGGATCGAAAGTATACCATTACCACCGATGGAGATCTGGGGCAACTGAATGACGTTTTTGTAGAAATAGACTATGTAGGTGATCGGGGCATGGCTTTTATCGATGGCTTGCTAACCACGGATCATTTTTATCACCAAAAGAAATGGGAAATAGGCATGAAAAGCTATCTCTCAGATTTGGCAGGAAAGGAAATGGTTTTGATTTTTCATCCCCTTTATGATGATCAGGAGACATTGGTGGATTTTTCAGAACTGCCGAAGTTTGAAGGTGGTAATTATCTGGATATCCGAGGTATCGAGGTAGTGAATGAATATAAGGCGATCCTGACTTTTTAA